The Monomorium pharaonis isolate MP-MQ-018 chromosome 5, ASM1337386v2, whole genome shotgun sequence genome segment CCCTCTGTCCTCCATTTGACACGCAGTTACGTAGTCCGACCGTTAGCCAGTCCTCTCTCTGACGTATGAATtatcgccgtcgccgccgtcgtcgtctgGCACGCTACGTTTACTTACTTGGTTTCGTCATCGCCGCTAATAAACGCGACGCGCGAGTTAGATCTGTGCGAATTAAAAATCACACGCGTCGACGACACCTATACATCTCGCTGGCGATCCGTAGCGCAGATCTCTGACCAGTTCCCTTTCCCTTTCTGTTCCAGATGTACTAAGAAGACAAATTATGGTGGCAGAGTTTGTCGCCCGCCAGAGTGGATCGCCCATCAATGGTGAGACCGCGTGTCTGAACAGCAACATGCCGGCCACGCACACAATGGCCCATAGCGGCGGTCACGGTGCGCCCCACGGTGGGCCCCACGACGTCCACGGACCCTTAACGGTGCCCCTTACCACGCATCCCGGCCATCACGGCGGACCACCAACTGCGAttcagcagcagcagcagcagcatcagcatcaatcgcagcagcagcagcagcagcagcaacagccactgccgccgccgccgcagcaTTCGCCCCAACCGCCGCACCATCATCATCACCACCACCAGGACCAGCAGccgcagcaacagcagcagcatcatCACGACGGGCCGCAGGGGCAGCACCCGGACAACTACGGGCCCAACTTCGACATACGGAAGGAGCTGTTCTCGCAGCGCAAGCAGCGCGAGTTCATCCCGGACAACAAGAAGGACGACAGCTACTGGGACCGCCGCAGGCGCAACAACGAGGCGGCGAAGCGGTCGCGCGAGAAGCGCCGCTTCAACGACATGGTCCTGGAGCAGCGGGTGATGGAGCTCAGCAAGGAGAATCACATCCTCAAGGCGCAGCTCGAGGCGATACGCGACAAGTTCGGGATCTGCGGCGAGTCGGTCATCAGCACGGAGCACGTGCTGGCCGCGCTGCCCTCCGAGCCGACGATCAGCGTGAAGCGCGCGAAGCTACCGGCGTCGGCGGCGCTCCTCTACGCCCGCACCCCGAGCCCGGTGCACACGTCGGTGATACATCAGCCGGTTAGCGGCGCCCGCTCGCCGAGATCGCCGGCCCAGCTCTACGTGCCCGAGACGACCGCCTATCCGGAGACCGAGAGCTTCCAGTATCCGTACTCGCACGCGGCGATTCATCACCTGGACACGACGAGCGCCCTGAACCTGTCGTCGCGCGGCCGCCGGGCGCAGTCGCCGTTCGAGCTGTCGTCGGGCAGCGGCGACGAGGCCGGCGGCCCGCAGATAGGCGTCGTGGGCTCCCAAAACAACCCGGCCGCGAACAACAGCCTACCCCATAAGCTCAGGCACAAGTCGCGCATCGGCGACAAGGACGCCGCGAGCGCGCTCCTCGCGCTCCAGGGGATCAAGCAGGAGCCCGGGCCGCGGGCATCGCCGCCCTGGGACGAGGGCTCCAGCGACGAGCGCGACTCCGGGATCTCGCTGGGCGCCGAGTGGACCGCGCCGACCACGGTCCCCACGGTCTCAGACGACCGGGAGGTCAAGATGAAGCTGGACCGTCTCGCCTCCGAGGTCGCGTCCTTACAATCGATATTCCGCCTTGGGAAACCCGTCGGCGCGGCGGTGGCGGCCGCGGCGGCGGACAGCCTGGTCACAGGTCACTCCGCCGCCACGGTCAACGGACCGTGAAGGACGCGGCCTCCCTCCTCTTCTGAGGATCACTGAGagtcctccccctcctcccttccTCCTGGCCGGATGTCGGGATCCTTGGAAAATTGGGAGACACGGAGAGACGCCCGCCGTCCGGAGGAGGACGTCGTGGGCAAGGGCGACGGACCCTCGGACCGTCGCGAACAACCAATTTGATCGCGCCGAGCTGGACATCGTGTTTGCGATCGAGCGAGGAAAGGGGATTCCCCCCGAAGAAATACTTGGCGATTATTTTAAGGACGAAGagagagttttttttttcgcgtgcCGCGGTGCAACGCGAGCAGACCTGCGTGTAGTGATCAACCTACGTTCGTCCGACTCGACGCTGAGGCAAGAGCAACCCTTGCGATTACCGATCGCCGGCGATCTGCTCGTTGCGCAGCGGGTCATCGATAATAACGGGCGGGAGAGACGCGGCTGCGTCTCCGCGAAAAACTTTAATCCTTCGACCCGTGGGTCACGTTATACCTCCCTCTCCCGGGACGCGCGAGGGTTTCTCTACCGATGAAACTTTTACCCTTATTGTGATACGCGAGAGACGTCAGTTTGAAAAACGAATCCCACCCTCGACGGGTTCGGCTATCGGTCGAAGGGTTAAAGTCGTTCCTCCACTCTTGGTTCCGAGGCGAGGTGGAGTTAGGCGATTAAGAGCCGACGCGATACCTTTGTAGCCCTGTAAGTTATGTTGTAAGACTCCCGTAGGCTAATCGTTCTTCTATTATTACCATTATCGttagtgagtgagagagagagagagagagagagagagagagagagagagagagagagagagagagagagagagagtgcttTGTCGATTCGAGCGTATATCGCGGCGCACCAAGGCATCGCGATCTGTATTACATGAAGTTTAATTGTTACACGCGAGTTATTCTCCCCCGATTGACGATTGGTCGCGCAACCGGCTATCTCACTACCATCGAATGTCTCACAATACGATTCGTTCCCGCGTAGCGAGGCAGGGATTAACTTCTTCCTTCTCCTCttgttcttcttttttttcttcttcctacACTTTCATTATCATCGTCTCCTTCCTATCTCTCGCGATGACGACGTCTCGCGCAGCGGAGAGTTCCGAGGCGCAGCTTCCTCGAGTCACAATTATTTATTCGCCCAGAACCGACCGAACCTTCGCGCACACCCGCGCGATTATTGTTGAACGTCGAGAACTTTCGGAAGCGATGTCTACTTTGTTCATTCCGAATTCGctcttttctccttttttttttctatttattgcTTCTTCCGAAAGCCATTCCTGCAAAACCTGAACGAAGCTCCACGAATCCCCGGGGTTGTCTTCTACCTTGTTTCTTCTTCGTACCTTCGGGGTTTCTTAGATTCCATCCGAATCCGCGCTGGTCAATCCTGGACTTAAATCCCCGCGGAGGGTGAAAGGAAGAGTCCGCATTCACACGCCAAATTTTTCCTCGCGACTCTTGCGCGACTGTCCGTcgtctctcctttttttttttttttatacttttgctATCTAAATCCACGCTACGGTCAGTGTAGCGGCGAGTgtctgtatatatgtatatgtagagagaaagaagaacgAAAGTACATCTGTGTTACAAACGCCGGacgaggaaaaagaaaaaaaaaacgctaaACTTTGATGTATGTACAATACAATCGCCGCGGAAAGTCCTCTCGGAAGGCGGAATTTAGTGCGTATTTCAAGTATTAAGCGAGCCTATaggtatatgtaatatatatttacatagcATATACTtgcaagaaatatatatattatacgcatatatatatttttttcaaattaatgtatttttcgaTATCATTGAAACGAGCTGTAAAACGCGTGGCACAACGCAGATTTGTGCTCGATTACGTGCCGTTGCAGATTCCGAAGGTGGTGCGAGGAGTTATGTAATACGGtgaggcagagagagagagagagagaccagtCGATATTGAAATTGAGATCGACCGGGGCCGCCGACCGTAATCAAAGCGTGATTTTTCTCGCGTGCGAGCGCGAGGAGAGAAAGGAAACAGAAGGATAAAATGATAGTGGAACAAAATCGGTGACGTGAAGAAAGAAAACCGGCGATATTTTGCTGATCACTGTCCCCGCTAATCGCGATCAACCACATTCGTTTCTACCACATGTGATACGCTATAGAgcgatagagagagagaaagagagagagagagagagagagagagagagaggcgcgGATCGACGTTAATCCAAGAGCAACCGTAATAGCGAAGAGGCATCTCTATTTATTGTACACTAATCGCCTATCTGTTATATACGGCGGAGAGCGtgcgacgacgaggacgaaaaaaattagagCTCAACTGCAGTGAGAGAACTTTCCCGCAGAATTTATTCGTAGGATGTCATAAATATGGCTTTCAAAGAATTTCATACATGATAACAATAACAACAATAACTTTATtgtgtgtataataataataaaattatattgcagaAGGTTACAAAATGCtacaaaacacaaaattattgCTCAATCAATAATGCTGCTTGCAAACTTGACATcaaattactaataaaaagttaaaaggcAACATGATGATAATGAAGTTCTTCAAAATCCATATTGTCTCACTACCATAATTTGGATAgtaaattctaaaagaaaaatctcCTCGCAAACGGCGTTTTGAAGTCCCCTCTCGCGAGACGATCCGTTGCGTCCTCAGTGGACAGGATCTCGTCTTTATTCCTCTTGCCcctctgtaattttttactttactctTCCCGGCGTGAATGTTCCATATATTCTGTAAGATTGTAAATTCTGCGGTCAGCGTCAATGAACATGCAACAGTCTCGCGCGAAAGGAGACTTCGAACGCCGCTAAGACACCTCTTGATCTTCCTACAGAAAATAAGTTGTTCTTtcatattaagtaaatatatttttttagtatcattttctatatttaaataaatattagcaagcataaaataatttccttatatattacgaaatatttctttaaatgatactacaaaatatattcacttaatattaaaaaagaaatttttcagcTCAACCGAGCggatgtaatataaaatgtgaaatcCACGATGTCGATTAAAGCACTCAGATACAACGtaaataaagcaataaaacatttcgcagtcatcgtcgtcgtcgtcgtcgccgaaCTCCGACACACTGCAAAGGACGACGTTCGCCAGCAACACCGCCGCGTTTCGCTTGTCGCGTCGCTTGTAAAATACCGAGAGTGCCTGTTGTAACGACGAAGTCACAGTGTGCGCTTCTCGCAAGAGAGAAGGAAACGAGGATGCTGCACCACGTGTAAATACGTTGTCTTCTATTGTTATAACTAACGAGCGCCCGCGATTTTCGCAATCAACGTCGACGACGAGGTCTCGACCACGGTTCCAGATTTTTAACACGCTCTACATAGACCCAGATACACAACAAACCAAACATACACACACCCCGATTACTCGCGCATCTTTGCCTCGCTCGCCCCGAAGACGGTCAACGATAACGCGACACGATCGTCGCGAGAGAGAGCCAAACACGTTACaaatttgtatgtacatataaacaaTCGCACCCCTTTTGCCAAAAAGCAGTTACGAGGACCGCCGGAGCGTCGGCCGGAGAAGGAACGACACCCTTTTCCTCCCCCTCGCACCTTCTTACCTTTTTCCTTCACTTCTACTCTCTCCTTTCCCTCCCCTTCCCAATTGTGCCCCGCGAGATCGTTCGCGCGCGTTTCGACTACAGTTCCTATATGCACTATACTAACGGTAAAGCGACTTAGAGGCGAGGATCGATGACCCGTCGTCCGATTTacgatttaaaaagaaaacaaaccGTAATTCCAACCAATCGAATAAGCTTGGTTCTCCTTTCTCCGGCTGCTCGGAGATGCGAGTATTTAGACTCTAAGGGACATATCCACAGCGCGTGTAGTGTACTTGTATATGAATaccgataaataaatattttcaatgtttttgaCACAAGAACCTATCTTcagttctttctttcttcttcctctttatTCCTCCCTATTCAATAATTTGCTAAGAAAGATCACCAACATTGCTCTTtcaataagttatatatatatatatatatttcatatgaaattattaattacaaaaagataGATAGTTTCGAAAAAAGTAAGCGAGACTATGACAAGCATAAATACCTACTTTTGAACAATTAAATACCACGCGTGCGAATATTatacaaagaatataaaaaatatatatgtatacacattgTAAAGTAGTTTGTACAGTATATAAGAAGCAACGTGTCTACTCATTGACGTAGCATCTGAGTCGAAATCAACTCTACAATcgtctaaaatatatttccattatgctaaaaaaaatataaatatcgagTTAATGATTTTGAAAGGAGACTATTCGGCAGATTACTAACGTTGATATAACAAATTTGGAATAAATCTaccaaaaaagaagaaaaatataaacataaaaaagtcatatgaacataaaataatgtcccgttgaaaaattatcatatttcatatttctaagaatttttcaaattttaaacatataaagattttaaaaaaatcaacatcTTCAGATTTTGTAaactttcttcaaaaataaataaaaaatcctagaatattttagaatttacatatatttataaaaaattctagaaaaaaaaataaaaaacttttcctagtacttttaaaatgattttcaatttatatttaaaaatttcaaaaatattttttaaaagttataaaattatacagaaattctgcaaaattgtatgaaaagaattctaataaaaattttcacaagggcatttcaaatattttaagttattataCCTATAAGAATAAATCAAACGATGTTCATATGACTGTTTTCTTCTTGTTTCGGACTCTAAATTCATTCTCCAAAcatataattctaaattacTTTGTTGCATCATTATGTATGACCctttgtatgatttttttgaaactatcAAGTTTTCATATGTGTTTCGTATATGCTCATTATAAACAATCCAAATAGTTCCGAATCGACGGAATGATGTCCTAAggttaaaatttacattagttACAGATTACTTtcgttttttacattttgttctACCACGACGTCTGCGTGACGAATTTTGACGAGTGTCTGACTTCTTTGATGACCTGAAAATGaatcgaaatttaatttcagaaaaacAGTTAATATAACAGGCCaatgttaataaatacttCATTTGTTGGCGTTGTGAAAATTCCAAGTGATTAAATAACAACAATCGACTAGAAATACGCGAAATACGCACCTGTGAACTCTATTCACCGAGACAGAAGAATGTTTCTTTAATGTTAGATGTTGCTGGACCAATTCCGCCAGTTTCCCTTGCTGGGCGAGCATCGAGAGGAAGGTGCAAATAAATTCATCGTAATTATGCGTTCTCCGGCAATCGTCAATCTGAAAGATTTATACGATTCCTACACAACTGCTATATTTCCGTA includes the following:
- the LOC105838294 gene encoding basic-leucine zipper transcription factor A isoform X1: MNVLRRQIMVAEFVARQSGSPINGETACLNSNMPATHTMAHSGGHGAPHGGPHDVHGPLTVPLTTHPGHHGGPPTAIQQQQQQHQHQSQQQQQQQQQPLPPPPQHSPQPPHHHHHHHQDQQPQQQQQHHHDGPQGQHPDNYGPNFDIRKELFSQRKQREFIPDNKKDDSYWDRRRRNNEAAKRSREKRRFNDMVLEQRVMELSKENHILKAQLEAIRDKFGICGESVISTEHVLAALPSEPTISVKRAKLPASAALLYARTPSPVHTSVIHQPVSGARSPRSPAQLYVPETTAYPETESFQYPYSHAAIHHLDTTSALNLSSRGRRAQSPFELSSGSGDEAGGPQIGVVGSQNNPAANNSLPHKLRHKSRIGDKDAASALLALQGIKQEPGPRASPPWDEGSSDERDSGISLGAEWTAPTTVPTVSDDREVKMKLDRLASEVASLQSIFRLGKPVGAAVAAAAADSLVTGHSAATVNGP
- the LOC105838294 gene encoding basic-leucine zipper transcription factor A isoform X2; the encoded protein is MVAEFVARQSGSPINGETACLNSNMPATHTMAHSGGHGAPHGGPHDVHGPLTVPLTTHPGHHGGPPTAIQQQQQQHQHQSQQQQQQQQQPLPPPPQHSPQPPHHHHHHHQDQQPQQQQQHHHDGPQGQHPDNYGPNFDIRKELFSQRKQREFIPDNKKDDSYWDRRRRNNEAAKRSREKRRFNDMVLEQRVMELSKENHILKAQLEAIRDKFGICGESVISTEHVLAALPSEPTISVKRAKLPASAALLYARTPSPVHTSVIHQPVSGARSPRSPAQLYVPETTAYPETESFQYPYSHAAIHHLDTTSALNLSSRGRRAQSPFELSSGSGDEAGGPQIGVVGSQNNPAANNSLPHKLRHKSRIGDKDAASALLALQGIKQEPGPRASPPWDEGSSDERDSGISLGAEWTAPTTVPTVSDDREVKMKLDRLASEVASLQSIFRLGKPVGAAVAAAAADSLVTGHSAATVNGP